From Acidimicrobiales bacterium, one genomic window encodes:
- a CDS encoding prepilin peptidase, protein MEIAVVGGRLPVTAGTAVIGLLLGSFLNVVVYRVPRGLSVVRPGSFCPACGTPIRGVDNVPVVSWVVLRGRCRRCGEPISARYPLVELLTGVVFGILAWALGPHWAVPGMCALAATLLALAAIEADGIPGPAAVSLIGTGLGVALLAAAATADGRWWHLGGALIGTALAGTVLAFTRRAGRGAAGAGRVVAWALLPAGAAWGWVGLRGIVVGVPVAACVLVVLATAMRARIRRGGHRRAGVAVAVALGVTAALAAALAAGSPIGR, encoded by the coding sequence ATGGAGATCGCCGTCGTGGGCGGCCGCCTCCCAGTGACCGCCGGCACGGCGGTGATCGGACTCCTGCTGGGATCGTTCCTGAATGTCGTCGTCTACCGGGTCCCCCGCGGCCTGTCCGTGGTCAGGCCCGGATCCTTCTGCCCGGCCTGCGGCACGCCCATCAGGGGCGTCGACAACGTGCCGGTGGTGTCGTGGGTGGTCCTGCGGGGCCGCTGCCGCCGGTGCGGCGAGCCCATCTCGGCCCGCTACCCCCTGGTCGAACTGCTCACGGGGGTGGTGTTCGGGATCCTGGCGTGGGCGCTGGGGCCGCACTGGGCGGTGCCCGGGATGTGCGCCCTGGCGGCCACGCTGTTGGCGCTCGCCGCCATCGAGGCCGACGGCATCCCGGGGCCCGCGGCGGTCTCGCTGATCGGCACGGGGCTCGGTGTGGCCCTGCTGGCGGCAGCCGCCACCGCGGACGGCCGGTGGTGGCACCTCGGGGGGGCGCTCATCGGGACGGCGCTGGCGGGAACGGTGCTCGCTTTCACCCGGCGGGCGGGTCGCGGCGCAGCCGGTGCCGGGCGCGTGGTGGCGTGGGCGCTGCTGCCCGCCGGCGCGGCGTGGGGATGGGTGGGCCTGCGCGGGATCGTCGTGGGAGTGCCCGTCGCGGCTTGCGTGCTCGTGGTCCTGGCCACGGCGATGCGGGCCCGGATTCGCCGCGGCGGGCACCGACGAGCAGGGGTCGCGGTCGCCGTGGCACTCGGCGTCACCGCCGCGCTGGCCGCCGCCCTCGCCGCCGGGAGCCCGATCGGGCGCTGA
- a CDS encoding AIM24 family protein has protein sequence MQANVNGTTMPVLEMVLEPGEALISTHGDLSWMTANMQLSQTTSTGSGGGIMKGLKRMAGGGGLFLTRYEPQGGQGMVAFASKVPGRIFPIDVTPGHGYVVHRHGWMCGTPGITPSVALQQSFRGGLWGGEGFILQKLEGEGKAWVELSGEIATYELAAGQSLLVHPGHVGMFTDSVTFSVIRLPGIANRFFGADGHHLVSLTGPGSIWLQSMPLPVLAHALSEYIGGGETGRDAATGGVVGGVLGNVLGRSV, from the coding sequence ATGCAGGCCAACGTCAACGGGACGACCATGCCGGTCCTGGAGATGGTGCTCGAGCCGGGCGAGGCGCTGATCTCCACCCACGGCGACCTGTCGTGGATGACGGCGAACATGCAGCTCTCCCAGACGACCTCGACCGGGTCGGGCGGGGGGATCATGAAGGGCCTGAAGCGCATGGCCGGCGGCGGCGGCCTCTTCCTCACGCGCTACGAGCCCCAGGGCGGCCAGGGCATGGTCGCCTTCGCCAGCAAGGTGCCCGGCCGGATCTTCCCGATCGACGTCACCCCGGGCCACGGCTACGTCGTGCACCGCCACGGCTGGATGTGCGGCACGCCCGGCATCACCCCGTCCGTGGCCCTGCAGCAGTCGTTCCGCGGCGGGCTGTGGGGCGGCGAGGGCTTCATCCTCCAGAAGCTCGAGGGCGAGGGCAAGGCGTGGGTCGAGCTGTCGGGCGAGATCGCCACCTACGAGCTCGCCGCCGGGCAGTCGCTGCTCGTCCACCCCGGCCACGTCGGCATGTTCACCGACAGCGTGACGTTCTCGGTGATCCGCCTGCCCGGCATCGCAAACCGGTTCTTCGGCGCCGACGGGCACCACCTCGTGTCGCTCACCGGGCCGGGCAGCATCTGGCTGCAGTCGATGCCGCTCCCGGTCCTCGCCCACGCGCTGTCGGAGTACATCGGCGGCGGCGAGACCGGTCGCGATGCCGCCACGGGGGGCGTGGTGGGCGGGGTCCTCGGCAACGTCCTCGGCCGCTCGGTCTGA
- a CDS encoding TldD/PmbA family protein has protein sequence MADSAPGGALLVEAPVVERVLGAALRNGGDFAEVFAEDRQSTSAVLDDGRVEELSSGRDRGAGVRVVVGDTTGFAHTADLSERGLLAAAEAAAAVARRGGGGRVVALEQRDSVPRNEVVQLPENVAKARKIELLLRADDAARTAGGAIAQVSASYGDGRRRIQVANSDGVLVTDDQVRSRFSVSCVAVGDTGMQTGYESSAFTVGFELFDTVDVGEIATAAARRALVKLTARPAPSGEVPLVLASGSGGILFHEACGHGLEADHIAKDASVYTGQVGQRVASPLVTLVDDGTMGPEWGSFAVDDEGNPAQRNVLIEDGVLTDYMWDFLRARSEKRGSSGNGRRQSYRHLPMVRMTNTFLLNGDAEPDELLAQTPTGVYVAKLGGGQVNTTTGDFVFGTVEAYLIEDGHITEPLRDANLIGNGPEVLRRVDAVANDFAMGPGTCGKDGQSVPVGCGQPTLRITGVTIGGTAGD, from the coding sequence GTGGCCGACTCAGCGCCGGGCGGGGCATTGCTCGTCGAGGCGCCGGTGGTCGAGCGTGTGCTCGGAGCGGCCTTGCGCAACGGCGGTGACTTCGCCGAAGTGTTCGCCGAGGACCGCCAGTCCACCTCCGCCGTGCTCGACGACGGCCGCGTCGAGGAGCTGTCGTCGGGCCGCGACCGCGGCGCGGGCGTCCGGGTGGTCGTCGGCGACACGACCGGGTTCGCCCATACCGCCGACCTCTCCGAGCGCGGGTTGCTCGCCGCCGCCGAAGCCGCCGCTGCCGTCGCCCGCCGGGGTGGTGGAGGAAGGGTCGTGGCGTTGGAGCAGCGCGACAGCGTGCCGCGCAACGAAGTGGTCCAGCTGCCCGAGAACGTCGCCAAGGCGCGCAAGATCGAGTTGCTCCTGCGGGCCGACGACGCGGCGCGCACCGCGGGCGGAGCAATCGCCCAGGTGTCGGCCTCGTACGGGGACGGGCGCCGGCGGATCCAGGTGGCCAACAGCGACGGCGTGCTCGTCACCGACGACCAGGTCCGGTCGCGCTTCAGCGTGTCGTGCGTGGCGGTCGGCGACACCGGCATGCAGACCGGCTACGAGTCGAGTGCCTTCACGGTCGGGTTCGAACTGTTCGATACCGTCGACGTGGGGGAGATCGCCACGGCGGCGGCGCGCCGCGCCCTCGTCAAGCTCACGGCGCGCCCCGCGCCGAGCGGCGAGGTCCCGTTGGTGCTGGCGTCGGGGAGCGGCGGGATCCTCTTCCACGAGGCGTGCGGCCACGGCCTCGAGGCCGACCACATCGCCAAGGACGCGTCGGTCTACACGGGCCAGGTCGGCCAGCGGGTGGCGAGCCCGCTCGTCACGCTGGTCGACGACGGGACCATGGGGCCCGAATGGGGGAGCTTCGCCGTCGACGACGAGGGGAACCCCGCCCAACGCAACGTCCTCATCGAGGACGGTGTGCTCACCGACTACATGTGGGACTTCCTGCGCGCCCGCAGCGAGAAGCGGGGCTCGTCGGGGAACGGGCGCCGCCAGAGCTACCGCCATCTGCCCATGGTGAGGATGACGAACACGTTCCTGCTCAACGGCGACGCCGAGCCCGACGAGCTGCTGGCCCAGACGCCCACCGGCGTCTACGTCGCCAAGCTCGGCGGCGGGCAGGTCAACACCACGACCGGCGACTTCGTGTTCGGCACGGTCGAGGCCTACCTGATCGAGGACGGCCACATCACCGAGCCGCTGCGCGACGCCAACCTGATCGGCAACGGCCCCGAGGTGCTGCGCCGCGTCGACGCCGTGGCCAACGACTTCGCCATGGGGCCGGGCACCTGCGGCAAGGACGGCCAGAGCGTGCCCGTGGGATGCGGCCAGCCCACCCTGCGCATCACCGGGGTGACGATCGGGGGGACGGCCGGTGACTGA
- a CDS encoding TldD/PmbA family protein translates to MTDAVTQPGTARGAGAAGNGVAGAVEGGLLELAERVAGAAKAGEELEVYVSRGVETDVRAYEGAVESLSSAASAGVGIRVVVGGRQGFAYAGTLDESVVAQTLAEARDNASFATPDEHVGLAGPDGVAPASLELWDDEVPGTPSAAKVDLALELERRVRGADPRVRQVAFADYGDTAAEAAIATSTGIRATARRTLCSLAVEAIAGDDADSQTGVGFSAARGPGQLDIDKAVADAVDRATRMLGATKARSGRCTVVLDPRVTSTLLAVVSSALSGEAVTKGRSFFAGRVGEEVAVPSLVLVDDPTDARAFGASTHDAEGLACRRNVLIEGGVLRGFVFDTTAGRRAGAVSTASAVRGGYATTPVAGCRALLLAPGPLGAREILAEVDEALYVQSITGVHSGVNPVSGDFSVGAEGLMVRGGELAEPIREITIASTLQRMLQAVLHVGADVEWLPGVAAGQTLAIGDMSLSGA, encoded by the coding sequence GTGACTGACGCCGTGACGCAACCGGGGACGGCGCGAGGGGCGGGCGCCGCCGGGAACGGTGTGGCCGGCGCGGTCGAGGGCGGGCTGCTCGAGCTGGCCGAACGAGTGGCGGGCGCCGCCAAGGCCGGCGAGGAGCTCGAGGTGTACGTGTCGCGAGGCGTCGAGACCGACGTGCGCGCCTACGAGGGCGCGGTGGAGTCGCTGTCGTCGGCGGCATCGGCGGGTGTCGGCATCCGGGTGGTGGTGGGGGGGCGGCAGGGCTTCGCCTACGCCGGCACCCTGGACGAGTCGGTCGTCGCCCAGACCCTGGCCGAGGCGCGTGACAACGCCTCCTTCGCCACGCCCGACGAGCACGTCGGGCTGGCGGGGCCCGACGGTGTGGCGCCGGCGTCGCTCGAGCTGTGGGACGACGAGGTCCCGGGGACCCCGAGCGCGGCCAAGGTGGACCTGGCGCTCGAGCTCGAGCGGCGGGTCCGGGGCGCGGATCCCCGTGTCCGCCAGGTGGCGTTCGCCGACTACGGCGACACGGCGGCGGAGGCGGCCATCGCCACGTCGACCGGGATCAGGGCCACGGCCCGGCGCACCCTGTGCAGCCTGGCGGTCGAGGCAATCGCCGGCGACGACGCCGACAGCCAGACCGGTGTCGGCTTCTCGGCCGCCCGAGGGCCGGGGCAGCTCGACATCGACAAGGCGGTGGCCGACGCCGTGGACCGGGCCACCCGCATGCTCGGTGCCACGAAGGCCCGCTCCGGGCGCTGCACGGTCGTGCTCGACCCCCGGGTCACGTCCACGCTGCTCGCCGTGGTGTCCTCGGCACTGTCGGGCGAAGCCGTGACGAAGGGCCGCTCGTTCTTCGCCGGGCGGGTCGGAGAGGAAGTGGCGGTGCCCTCGCTGGTCCTCGTCGACGACCCCACCGACGCCCGGGCCTTCGGGGCATCGACGCACGACGCCGAGGGGCTCGCCTGCCGGCGCAACGTGCTCATCGAGGGCGGCGTGCTGCGCGGGTTCGTGTTCGACACCACCGCGGGACGCCGGGCGGGCGCCGTGTCGACGGCGTCGGCCGTGCGGGGCGGCTACGCCACGACCCCGGTGGCGGGGTGCCGGGCGCTGCTGTTGGCGCCGGGGCCCCTCGGGGCCCGGGAGATCCTGGCCGAGGTGGACGAGGCGCTCTACGTACAGTCGATCACCGGGGTGCACTCGGGGGTCAACCCGGTCAGCGGCGACTTCTCCGTCGGAGCCGAGGGGCTCATGGTGCGGGGCGGCGAGCTGGCGGAGCCGATCCGGGAGATCACCATCGCGTCGACCCTCCAGCGGATGCTCCAGGCGGTCCTCCACGTGGGCGCCGACGTCGAGTGGCTCCCGGGTGTCGCCGCGGGCCAGACGCTGGCCATCGGGGACATGTCCCTGAGCGGGGCCTGA
- a CDS encoding hotdog domain-containing protein, with product MPVQPGLSARTSLVVAPGDTAVAMRSGDVPMLATPRLVALCEEAACLAVAGTLGEGRTSVGVRVQFDHLAPVRVGSEVTAEATLEKVEGRRLIFTVTATDAAGLVGAGKMTRVVVEVEDFLAKGR from the coding sequence GTGCCCGTCCAACCCGGTCTCAGTGCCCGCACGTCCCTCGTGGTCGCGCCGGGCGACACCGCGGTGGCGATGCGCTCGGGCGACGTGCCCATGCTGGCGACCCCGCGGCTCGTCGCCCTGTGCGAGGAGGCGGCCTGCCTGGCGGTGGCCGGCACCCTCGGCGAGGGCCGGACCAGCGTCGGCGTGCGGGTGCAGTTCGACCACCTGGCGCCGGTGCGCGTCGGCTCCGAGGTGACCGCCGAAGCCACCCTCGAGAAGGTCGAGGGCCGCCGCCTGATCTTCACGGTGACCGCCACCGACGCCGCCGGCCTGGTGGGGGCGGGGAAGATGACCCGGGTCGTCGTCGAGGTGGAGGACTTCCTCGCCAAGGGCCGCTGA
- a CDS encoding FmdB family zinc ribbon protein, translating into MPTYEYACRSCGEHHDVVQSIGDDPLTECPSCGGPLRKVFGAVGVVFKGSGFYKTDSRSSSKKAEKKTAAADTGGSSTSDSSGSSSTPADTSGSSSTPASTESAKPAGKAAAAS; encoded by the coding sequence ATGCCGACCTACGAATACGCGTGCAGATCCTGCGGCGAGCACCACGACGTGGTGCAGTCGATCGGTGACGACCCGTTGACCGAGTGCCCCTCCTGCGGCGGCCCCCTGCGCAAGGTCTTCGGCGCCGTCGGCGTCGTCTTCAAGGGCAGCGGCTTCTACAAGACCGACAGCCGGTCGTCCTCGAAGAAGGCCGAGAAGAAGACCGCCGCCGCCGACACGGGTGGCTCCAGCACCTCGGACTCGTCGGGCTCGTCGTCCACGCCCGCCGACACGTCGGGCTCGTCGTCCACGCCCGCCAGCACCGAATCCGCCAAGCCCGCCGGGAAGGCCGCCGCGGCGTCCTGA
- the moaC gene encoding cyclic pyranopterin monophosphate synthase MoaC, translated as MVDRSLTHLDPLGGARMVDVAAKEPTHRRALARCKVMMAPETTAKVVSNAITKGDVLGAARIAGIQAAKKTPDLIPMCRPLLVGGIHVNFTIGDNFVEVEAQVETIDRTGVEMEALTAATVAALTIYDMCKSSDRSMSVGELALWEKTGGSVGTWRRTAL; from the coding sequence GTGGTCGACCGGAGCTTGACGCATCTCGATCCCCTCGGCGGCGCCCGCATGGTGGACGTCGCCGCCAAGGAGCCCACCCACCGCAGGGCGCTCGCCCGCTGCAAGGTGATGATGGCGCCGGAGACCACCGCCAAGGTGGTGAGCAACGCGATCACCAAGGGCGACGTGCTCGGGGCCGCCCGGATCGCCGGCATCCAGGCGGCCAAGAAGACCCCCGACCTGATCCCCATGTGCCGGCCGTTGCTGGTCGGGGGGATCCACGTGAACTTCACCATCGGGGACAACTTCGTCGAGGTGGAGGCCCAGGTCGAGACCATCGACCGGACCGGCGTGGAGATGGAGGCGCTCACCGCGGCCACCGTGGCGGCACTCACGATCTACGACATGTGCAAGTCGTCGGACCGCTCCATGAGCGTCGGCGAGCTGGCACTGTGGGAGAAGACGGGCGGCAGCGTCGGGACCTGGCGCCGAACGGCGCTCTGA
- a CDS encoding PilT/PilU family type 4a pilus ATPase, which translates to MNRDDLDRLLHLLADVDGSDLHIKAGAPPRVRVDGLLRALDGEPAFTAEETEAIANEIMPPRIRDVFEEKHEADFAYSVAGLGRFRTNAFFQRSSVALAMRRVRTNAATFGDLGLPDVVRRLSEHHRGLVLVTGPTGSGKTTTLAAMVDHINHLRSCHIITIEDPVEYLHKDDLAAIDQREVGFDTESFTSAMRTILRQDPDVILIGEMRDPETVYTALTAAETGHLVFSTLHTTTATETVNRIVDFFPPHQQGQIRVSLSGALTGTICQRLIPRTDGKGRVPALEIMVVNGRIQQAILDPVQTSDIDEIMAEGEYYGMQTFDQSLAELLRDGTIDLREAMNAASNPHDLKVRLERLGIVPTGRGFVSAAAS; encoded by the coding sequence ATGAACCGCGATGACCTCGACCGACTCCTCCATCTCCTCGCCGACGTCGACGGCTCCGACCTTCACATCAAGGCCGGCGCCCCGCCGCGCGTCCGGGTGGACGGCCTCCTGCGAGCGCTCGACGGCGAGCCCGCCTTCACGGCGGAGGAGACCGAGGCGATCGCCAACGAGATCATGCCCCCCCGGATCCGCGACGTCTTCGAGGAGAAGCACGAAGCCGACTTCGCCTACAGCGTCGCAGGCCTGGGTCGGTTCCGCACGAACGCGTTCTTCCAGCGCTCGTCCGTCGCCCTCGCCATGCGGCGGGTGCGGACCAACGCCGCGACCTTCGGGGACCTCGGCCTCCCCGACGTCGTGCGCCGACTGAGCGAGCACCACCGGGGGCTCGTGCTGGTGACCGGCCCGACGGGCTCGGGCAAGACGACGACGTTGGCGGCCATGGTGGACCACATCAACCACCTGCGCTCGTGCCACATCATCACGATCGAGGACCCCGTCGAGTACCTGCACAAGGACGACCTGGCGGCGATCGACCAGCGCGAGGTCGGGTTCGACACCGAGAGCTTCACCTCGGCGATGCGCACGATCCTCCGGCAGGACCCCGACGTGATCCTCATCGGCGAGATGCGCGACCCCGAGACCGTGTACACCGCGCTCACCGCCGCCGAGACGGGCCACCTCGTGTTCTCGACGCTGCACACCACGACAGCGACCGAGACCGTCAACCGGATCGTCGACTTCTTCCCTCCCCACCAGCAGGGTCAGATCCGGGTGAGCCTCTCGGGCGCCCTGACGGGGACCATCTGCCAGCGCCTCATCCCGCGCACCGACGGCAAGGGCCGGGTCCCGGCGCTCGAGATCATGGTGGTGAACGGGCGGATCCAGCAGGCCATCCTCGACCCCGTGCAGACGTCGGACATCGACGAGATCATGGCCGAGGGCGAGTACTACGGGATGCAGACCTTCGACCAGTCGCTCGCAGAGCTGCTGCGCGACGGCACGATCGACCTGCGCGAAGCCATGAACGCCGCCTCCAACCCGCACGACCTCAAGGTGAGGCTCGAGCGCCTGGGCATCGTGCCGACCGGCCGGGGATTCGTCTCGGCCGCGGCCTCCTGA